The genomic stretch TTCCTTGCCCCTGCCTTCATAGTGCAGGATCCCGTCCTCCACGCGGACGGTGGCGCCGCCCTGGAGGGCAATAACGCCGTCTTTCAGGCTGTCCAGCCTTACCTGCGAGCCATCATCCAGGGTCAGTAAGGCGCCTTCCCGGCCAGGTTGTATATCCGCCACGGTGGCGGTTGTTGAAGGAGCAGCGGACCTGCCGGGGCGCTGGAGCCAGAAATAACTGCCTGTACCCAGCAGGAGCAGGACAGCCGCGGCAATCCAGCTGCGGCGGAACGAAACAAAGCGCCGGTATAGCGGAACCGGAGGGCGTTCAGTAAGAGTGCCGGTCTTATCTACCCCCACAATGGAGCGGAACAGGGCAAGGGTAGCTGCCTCGGGCAGGGCTATAGGCTGCGTGGCGGCTGTTTCCAGCTGCTCCAGCAGGATCTCCTGCAGTTCATTGCCCGGCTGGTTCAGCAGGGACAGCAGTTCCTCCTGCTCTGCCGGACTGAGGGCCTGCAGGGTATATTGCTGTACGAGGTATTGTATTCTTGATGCTTGCATAAATATCCTTGCCTGTGGGGCTTTAATGGAATGTTCCTGTAAGGAAGAACCCTGCCGGAAAAAAACGTAACACTGGCCGGCCGGATTATTTTCAGATAATTTTCAGCAAATGGACAATGAACAGGGTGAGGGGGATACCTGCGGCTTCCAGTTTTTCCCGGATCTCTTTCAAGGCCCTGGACAGTACATTTTTGACGGTGCCGGTGGATAAGGAAAGACGGGCGGCAATAGCGGATGGTTTAAGGCCTTCTTCGCGGCTCAGCTGGTAGATCAGCCGGCGCTGGGGCGGCATGTCCCGGATGGCTTCGCCCACAATGCGGCGCAGTTCGGCCACCAGGGAGTATTCCAGCGGACTGGCAGTGCTGACCAGGCCTGCGCTCCGGGCGGATTCGGCCAGTTTCCGTTCCTGGCTGAGCTTACGTTTCATATAACGGATACTTTCCCGGGACGCAATGGTGAAAAGCCATTTGGCGAGATCCTGTACTTCCGTGATACCATCCCGGGCCAGCCATACCCGGACAAAGGTTTCCTGGATCACCTCTTCCGCATCAGCCTCCGAACGGGTAATGCTGCGCACAAAAGGGCGCATGCGTGGCGAGAAGCCGGTGAACAGTTCAAAAAATGCCTGTTCATCCCCTTCTGCTATGCGTGCCAGAAATAATGGGTCGGTATAAGTGGATGGACGCTCCAAACTTTGTGTACAGGCAAAGATGTAGAAAAAGTTTGGGCTACGCTCAATCTGTGGGTAATGCGGAAATGTGGTTACACCAGTTCCTTCACTGCGTTGTAGATCACTTTGGGTTTACCCAGCGTATAGTAATGTATTACCGGAACGCCGGCCTGCTTCAGTTCTTTGGACTGTTGCAGCAGCCATTCTGTGCCTACCTGTTCTATTTCCGCATCCGTTTTGCATTTGCTCAGCTCATTGCTGAATTCAGTGGGTATATCCACATGGAAGGTGCGGGGGATCACAGAGAGCTGTTTCTTATTGGTGATGGGCTTCAGGCCGGGGATAATGGGCACGTCAATGCCTTCTTCCCGGCAGCGTTTTACAAAGTCGAAGTATTTCTGGTTGTCGAAGAACATCTGGGTCACCACGTATTCCGCGCCACCACTCACTTTAGCCTTGAGATAGGCCAGGTCGGTCTGGAGGTTGGGCGCCTCAAAATGTTTTTCAGGATAGCCGGCCACACCGATACAGAAATTGGTGCGGAAACCATCCCGGATATCTTCTTCCAGGTATATGCCGTTGTTGAGGTTGGTGACCTGCTGCAGCAGTTCCATGGCGTAGCGGTTGCCGTTGACCTCCGGTTCAAAGACCGTTTCATTGCGGGCGGCGTCACCGCGCAGGACCAGGACATTGTCCACGCCGATGAAGTTCAGGTCAATCAGGGCGTCTTCCGTCTCTCTTTTGTTAAAGCCGCCGCAGATGATATGGGGAACAGCATCTACTTTGTAATGGTTCATGATAGCGGCGCAGATGCCCACGGTACCGGGCCGTTTGCGCACTTCCACCTTTTCAAAAGTGCCGTCTGCCTTTTTCTTGAATACATGTTCACTGCGATGATAGGTCACATTGATATAAGCAGGCTTGAATTCCATCAGGGGATCCAGGTGGTCATAAATGGAGTTGATGGTCTTACCTTTCAGGGGGGGCAGGATCTCGAAAGAAATCAATGTTTTCTTCGCCTGCTTGATATGGTCAATAACTTTCATCTGCAGAATTTGGCCTGCAAACATAGGCAAGGAATCCCGGATGGCAAATAGCTGTTAATTTAAGTGCCGGTAAAAGCAAATTGAAATAGTTCCGGTATTTTTGCCCGAAACAGTCAAGCGTTGATCAGCGAAATCCATACTAAAGACCTGGTAAAGACCTATCGCAACCGTACCGTTGTAAACCATGTATCGGTCAATGTGAAGCAGGGCGAGATCGTGGGGCTCCTGGGTCCCAACGGCGCGGGAAAGACCACTACCTTCTACCAGGTGGTAGGCCTTATCAAGCCGGATGCGGGCCAGGTATTCCTGGACACCCAGGAAATCACCCGTTTGCCCATGTATAAACGGGCCCAGCTGGGCATTGGCTACCTGCCCCAGGAAGCTTCTGTCTTCCGCAAGCTGAGCGTGGAGGACAATATCCGCTCTGTACTGGAAATGACCAGCCTCAGCAAGGCTGAGCAGCGGGAAAAGGTGGAAAACCTGCTGGATGAGTTCCGCCTGCACCATGTGCGCAAGAACAACGGGGACTCCCTGAGTGGCGGGGAACGCCGCCGCACAGAGATTGCCCGGGCCCTGGCTGTGGATCCCAAGTTCATCCTCCTGGACGAACCCTTTGCCGGGGTGGATCCCATTGCCGTGGAAGATATCCAGGCCGTGGTAGCCCGCCTCAAATACAAGAATATCGGTATTCTCATCACTGACCATAACGTAAACGAGACCCTCTCCATCTGCGACCGGGCCTACCTGCTCATTGACGGTAAGATCTTCAAGCACGGCACAGCCGATGAACTGGCGGCCGATGAACAGGTGCGACGCCTGTACCTGGGCCGCAACTTTGAGTTGAAACGGAAGGATTACCTGCATGAAGAAGCTGTCAGGGGCCTGGAAGTCAGTCCTGCCGGCCCTATGAGCGAGACCCCGGCAGAAAATCAGCCGGAATAGCTGTTGTCCCCTTGGATTAAAGATTGATTACAACCCCTTTCGTATTTTCCGCATTGGGCCAAATACCGTATTTTGCCGGTGTGAGACTTTTATCGCCTGCCATATCATCTTTGGCCCGAATGAGATTATGGCGCATTGAGGGGTGGAAGACCCATCCGCAGGATGCGCAACGGGAAGTATTGCAAGACCTGGTGACCGCCGCCCAGTACACCGAATTCGGTAAGAAATACGATTTTTCCAATCTTTTCAATATACGTTCCTTCAAGCAGGCTGTGCCTATCCACGAGTATGAGGATATGAAACCTTATATCCAGCGGATCATGGAAGGAGAGCAGAATGTACTCTGGAACACCCCTGTTTACTGGTTCGCCAAAAGCAGTGGCACCACCAGCGATAAAAGCAAGTTCATCCCCGTCAGTGAAGAAAGCCTGGAAGACGGCCACTACAAGGCCGCCAAGGATGTGCTGACCATGTATTACCAGTTCAACCCGGACTCCGACCTGCTGACCGGCAAGGGCCTGGTCCTGGGTGGCAGCCATACCATCAACCCGCTGAACCAGGAAGCCCAGTATGGGGACCTGAGCGCGGTACTGCTGCAGAACTCGCCTTTCTGGGGCCATTGGCTCCGGACCCCGGACCTCAGCATTGCGCTGATGGACGAGTGGGAAAGCAAGATCGAAATGCTGGCCCAGAGCACTATCAGGGAAAACGTGACCTCTATTTCCGGAGTACCTACCTGGACCCTGGTCCTTTTTCGCCGGATCCTGGAGATCACCGGCAAAAAGACCATGAATGAGGTCTGGCCCAACCTGGAACTCTATATGCACGGCGGCGTGTCCTTTACGCCCTACCGGGAGCAATTCCATAAACTGATCGGCAAGCCAATCCATTACCTGGAGATGTACAATGCCAGCGAAGGCTTTTTTGCCGCGCAGGGCACACCCGGCGAGGATGGTATGCTGCTCTTTGTAGACCATGGCATTTTCATGGAGTTCATGCCCCTGGAAGAATATGGCAAGCCCGATCCCCGCACTATTGGCCTGCACGATGTGGAACTGGGAAAGAACTATGCCCTGGTCATCAGCACCAATGGCGGTCTCTGGCGTTACCTGCTGGGCGATACCATCCAGTTCACTACCCTGAGCCCTTTCCGCATCAAGGTCAGCGGAAGGGTAAAACATTATATGAATGCCTTCGGCGAAGAGGTCATTGTGGACAATACCGATCAGGCCATTGCCATCGCCTGCCGGAATACGGGGGCCATTGTGAATGATTATACTGCTGCGCCTGTGTATTTCAGCGAAGGCAGCAATGGCGCCCACGAATGGCTGATAGAGTTTGAAAAAGAACCCGGATCCCTGGAACAGTTCACCACTGAACTGGATGCCGCCCTTCAAAGTATCAACAGTGATTACGAGGCCAAGCGCCATAAGAGCATCGCCCTCCGTTTGCCCATCCTGCGGCCTTTGGAAAAAGGCGTCTTCAACAGCTGGCTCAAGAGCAAGGGCAAGCTTGGCGGCCAGCACAAAGTGCCGCGGCTGAGCAATGAAAGAAAATTCCTGGAGGAAATACTGGCTGCGGCAGGCTCCCCTGCCTGAGCTGGCCTTTTCCAAACCAGTTTTGCCTGTGCCTGCAAGAACTTAAAAGCCGGGACAGGCATCTGCCGGGATGCTGCCTGCCTGGGTAGCCGGTTACCTGTAACTGGCCCTGTCACCTTCAGTCTTTCCCCATTGCTTTGACCTTTCTCTTACTGATTGTTGCATAAATTCACTTTATTTGTGCTCGTTTAAAACAAATTCAACCGACCATGAAATTACTCGAGAACAAAGTGGCCATTGTTACCGGCGCCGCCCGCGGTATCGGTGAAGCAATTGCCAGCAAACTGGCCGAACAGGGAGCGCATGTGGCCTTTACCTATGTAAGTGACAGCAGTGCTGAAAAAGCAAAAGCATTACAGCAGAAGCTGGAGGCCATGGGCGTAAAGGCCAAAGCCTACCAGAGCAATGCTGGTGATTTTGCGGCCAGCGAGGCCTTTGTGAGCGATGTGGTAAAAGAGTTTGGTACCGTAGATATCTGTGTCAACAATGCCGGTATCTCCAAAGATAATCTCCTGCTCCGCCTTACCGAGGAGCAATGGGATGATGTAATGGACATCAACCTGAAAAGCGTTTTCAATATGACCAAGCAGGTGATCCGTCCCATGATGAAAGCCAAAAAAGGATCTATCATCAATATGAGCTCCATCATCGGTATCCGTGGCAATGCCGGCCAGTCCAGCTATGCCGCTTCCAAAGCCGGTATTATCGGGTTCACCAAATCTGTGGCCCATGAGCTGGGCAGCCGGAATATCCGCTGCAACGCCATTGCCCCGGGGTTCATTGAAACGGACATGACCCATTACCTGAAAGAAGGGGAAGCCAGCAAGGCCTTCCTGGAAAAAATCCCCCTGGGCCGCTTTGGCACCGGCGAAGAGATTGCCAATACCACGCTGTTCCTGGCTTCAGACATGAGCTCCTATATCACCGGACAGGTGATCAGCACCTGTGGCGGACTGAATATCTAAATGATCAGCGGAGTGATCCGCTCTGTATACTATGCAAGAGGGTGTCTCACAACAGAGACACCCTCTTTTTATTCAGTTACTGATGGAGGCAGTCCCGCTGCTCCTTATCACCAGGCTGGTTATTTCTTCCTGAAATTTTCAATAGCCTGCCGGGCAAAGCTGCCCAGCACCAGCCGGCCACTGATGGCGGCCCTTTCTGTCAGCAGCTGGTCCCAATGCTCAGTGCCCTTCCACAATATTTTCTTCAGCTCACGCATGGCTTCGGGGCTGGACTGCGCCAGGTTATGGGAGAGCCTTTCAATGGACTCCTCCATTTCCGTATTACTGGCATGCAGCTCGGAGAAAAGACCCTTGCGTTTGGCCCAGTCGGCGCTGCGCCACATGCTGGCGTCAATGGCCAGGTAACCGAAAGAGGCAATCCCTACCTTTCGCTCTACGGCCGGTCCCACCACAAAAGGTCCGATGCCTACGGCCAGCTCGCTCAGCTTTACCTCGGCCTTATCAACGGCAATGGCATAGTCCGCAGCGGCGGCAATGCCCACACCGCCGCCCACGCAGCGGCCGTGGATACGGGCAATGATGAACTGCGGGCATTTGCGCATGGCATTGATCACATGGGCAAAACCGCTGAAGAAACGCAGCCCCTCTTCTTCCGTGGAAATAGCGGCCAGCTCATCAAAGGAGGCGCCGGCGCAGAAAGCCTTTTCGCCGGCTGAACGCAGCACAATGACCCGGGTATCGGGTTCATTGCCTGCCCCGCTGATGGCATGGGCCAGCTCTTCCAGTAATTTGCCCGGCAGCGAATTGCTTTGCGGGTGAAAGAATTCTATAGTGGTAATGCCGTTATGCGTTTCGGTCCTTACATGTCCCTGCTGTATTTCCCTGATCATAAAACTGTTTTTGTCAATGAATGGATTTGGTTGGACAGTTCCCATAGGGTGGGTACGGCAGTGCTTACTGCTGGTCTTTCTTCTTTACCATGGTCAGGATGGTGGCTACGGCTACCTGTTCACCCGTTTCATCGGTCACTTCCACCAGCCATTTCACAATGCCTTTGGCAATATCTTCTGCATCCTTCTTTTCCTGCACCACTTTTTCCTTGCAGGTCAGCTGAACGCCAATGGTGGCGCCTGCATAGACCGGTTTCAGAAAGCGGCATTCATCCAGGCCGTAATTGAGCAGCACCGGGCCTTTTTTGGCATCTACAAAAAGACCGGCGGCAGCACTCAGGATGAAATAACCATGTGCTACAGGCTTTTCAAATATGGTGCCCGACAGGGAGGTATGGTCGGTATGCGCATAAAAATGGTCCCAGCTGACATTGGCAAAATTGACAATATCAGCTTCGGTAACCGTGCGTTTGTGCGTGGCCAGGGTATCACCCACCTGCAGCTCTTCAAAA from Candidatus Pseudobacter hemicellulosilyticus encodes the following:
- a CDS encoding GH3 auxin-responsive promoter family protein, yielding MRLWRIEGWKTHPQDAQREVLQDLVTAAQYTEFGKKYDFSNLFNIRSFKQAVPIHEYEDMKPYIQRIMEGEQNVLWNTPVYWFAKSSGTTSDKSKFIPVSEESLEDGHYKAAKDVLTMYYQFNPDSDLLTGKGLVLGGSHTINPLNQEAQYGDLSAVLLQNSPFWGHWLRTPDLSIALMDEWESKIEMLAQSTIRENVTSISGVPTWTLVLFRRILEITGKKTMNEVWPNLELYMHGGVSFTPYREQFHKLIGKPIHYLEMYNASEGFFAAQGTPGEDGMLLFVDHGIFMEFMPLEEYGKPDPRTIGLHDVELGKNYALVISTNGGLWRYLLGDTIQFTTLSPFRIKVSGRVKHYMNAFGEEVIVDNTDQAIAIACRNTGAIVNDYTAAPVYFSEGSNGAHEWLIEFEKEPGSLEQFTTELDAALQSINSDYEAKRHKSIALRLPILRPLEKGVFNSWLKSKGKLGGQHKVPRLSNERKFLEEILAAAGSPA
- a CDS encoding sigma-70 family RNA polymerase sigma factor: MERPSTYTDPLFLARIAEGDEQAFFELFTGFSPRMRPFVRSITRSEADAEEVIQETFVRVWLARDGITEVQDLAKWLFTIASRESIRYMKRKLSQERKLAESARSAGLVSTASPLEYSLVAELRRIVGEAIRDMPPQRRLIYQLSREEGLKPSAIAARLSLSTGTVKNVLSRALKEIREKLEAAGIPLTLFIVHLLKII
- the metF gene encoding methylenetetrahydrofolate reductase [NAD(P)H] gives rise to the protein MKVIDHIKQAKKTLISFEILPPLKGKTINSIYDHLDPLMEFKPAYINVTYHRSEHVFKKKADGTFEKVEVRKRPGTVGICAAIMNHYKVDAVPHIICGGFNKRETEDALIDLNFIGVDNVLVLRGDAARNETVFEPEVNGNRYAMELLQQVTNLNNGIYLEEDIRDGFRTNFCIGVAGYPEKHFEAPNLQTDLAYLKAKVSGGAEYVVTQMFFDNQKYFDFVKRCREEGIDVPIIPGLKPITNKKQLSVIPRTFHVDIPTEFSNELSKCKTDAEIEQVGTEWLLQQSKELKQAGVPVIHYYTLGKPKVIYNAVKELV
- the fabG gene encoding 3-oxoacyl-[acyl-carrier-protein] reductase, with translation MKLLENKVAIVTGAARGIGEAIASKLAEQGAHVAFTYVSDSSAEKAKALQQKLEAMGVKAKAYQSNAGDFAASEAFVSDVVKEFGTVDICVNNAGISKDNLLLRLTEEQWDDVMDINLKSVFNMTKQVIRPMMKAKKGSIINMSSIIGIRGNAGQSSYAASKAGIIGFTKSVAHELGSRNIRCNAIAPGFIETDMTHYLKEGEASKAFLEKIPLGRFGTGEEIANTTLFLASDMSSYITGQVISTCGGLNI
- the lptB gene encoding LPS export ABC transporter ATP-binding protein, whose protein sequence is MSEIHTKDLVKTYRNRTVVNHVSVNVKQGEIVGLLGPNGAGKTTTFYQVVGLIKPDAGQVFLDTQEITRLPMYKRAQLGIGYLPQEASVFRKLSVEDNIRSVLEMTSLSKAEQREKVENLLDEFRLHHVRKNNGDSLSGGERRRTEIARALAVDPKFILLDEPFAGVDPIAVEDIQAVVARLKYKNIGILITDHNVNETLSICDRAYLLIDGKIFKHGTADELAADEQVRRLYLGRNFELKRKDYLHEEAVRGLEVSPAGPMSETPAENQPE
- a CDS encoding enoyl-CoA hydratase/isomerase family protein; the encoded protein is MIREIQQGHVRTETHNGITTIEFFHPQSNSLPGKLLEELAHAISGAGNEPDTRVIVLRSAGEKAFCAGASFDELAAISTEEEGLRFFSGFAHVINAMRKCPQFIIARIHGRCVGGGVGIAAAADYAIAVDKAEVKLSELAVGIGPFVVGPAVERKVGIASFGYLAIDASMWRSADWAKRKGLFSELHASNTEMEESIERLSHNLAQSSPEAMRELKKILWKGTEHWDQLLTERAAISGRLVLGSFARQAIENFRKK